In Asanoa sp. WMMD1127, one genomic interval encodes:
- a CDS encoding DUF11 domain-containing protein, which yields MRWFRLAAASVPLGLVLGLPGIAPAAQPTRRPTASPAPRPEVKLPPGGLPTTAQLTLTAKATPTTVKPGQDATLTITARNAGLLPASDIKVAVPLPAGLAVTGPAGTQGTFDGLLWTVGALPVRRTATLTLKVKGTTAATVTAAAALVSSTPPDGDSRDDLATAAIRVTPPAGARRTRADLTLTAKVTPTMAGPGDPIDYAVTVTNKGPDPATDVEVADPALTGTFLASAVTAGQVTGLPVRTGELATAARWRVGTLAPGTTATWTVRSLATVPARSDPAVLVTRSGADDPTPGDTVGRAAPTVQAADLAITREVSNETPVFGQEVAIILTVRNAGPDLARGVTVTDPPNSGLAFSSASFDAGDYDQETGRWLIGDLAAGGEVTLTLGTRVTAPGQLAGRAGVEGRPADPNSADNVAENVLTASGAAPRPGPLFRTGFPLPYTQIRLSTVEASVVGGLMIVLGLLLLNLRVRTPRAGGAWPAASRGRRSRRPARGRHAAPVRSP from the coding sequence GTGAGGTGGTTTCGGCTCGCGGCCGCTTCCGTGCCGCTCGGGCTCGTGCTCGGGCTTCCTGGCATAGCGCCAGCGGCGCAGCCGACACGTCGGCCGACGGCCTCGCCCGCCCCGCGGCCGGAGGTCAAGCTGCCGCCGGGTGGGCTACCGACCACCGCGCAGCTGACCCTCACCGCCAAAGCAACCCCGACCACGGTCAAGCCCGGCCAGGACGCCACCCTCACCATCACCGCCCGCAACGCCGGTCTGCTGCCGGCCAGCGACATCAAGGTCGCTGTGCCGCTGCCGGCCGGCCTCGCCGTCACCGGCCCCGCCGGGACACAGGGCACATTCGACGGTCTGCTGTGGACCGTCGGCGCGCTCCCGGTCCGCCGGACCGCGACGCTGACGCTCAAGGTGAAAGGCACGACCGCCGCGACCGTCACGGCCGCCGCCGCCCTGGTCAGCTCGACCCCGCCCGACGGCGACAGCCGCGACGACCTGGCCACCGCCGCGATACGAGTCACCCCGCCGGCCGGCGCCCGCCGAACCCGGGCCGACCTCACGCTCACCGCCAAGGTGACCCCGACAATGGCGGGCCCGGGGGACCCGATCGACTACGCGGTCACGGTCACCAACAAGGGCCCCGACCCGGCGACCGACGTCGAGGTCGCCGATCCCGCGCTCACCGGCACCTTCCTGGCCTCGGCGGTGACGGCGGGCCAGGTGACGGGCCTGCCGGTGCGCACGGGCGAGCTCGCCACCGCCGCCCGCTGGCGCGTCGGCACGCTGGCGCCGGGCACCACCGCCACCTGGACGGTCCGGTCGCTGGCCACCGTGCCCGCCAGGAGCGACCCCGCCGTTCTGGTCACCCGCAGCGGCGCCGACGACCCGACGCCGGGTGACACCGTCGGCCGCGCGGCGCCCACCGTCCAGGCCGCCGACCTCGCGATCACGCGGGAGGTCAGCAACGAGACGCCGGTGTTCGGTCAGGAGGTCGCGATCATCCTGACCGTCCGCAACGCCGGCCCGGACCTGGCGCGGGGCGTCACCGTCACCGACCCGCCCAACAGCGGGCTGGCGTTCTCGTCCGCCTCGTTCGACGCGGGCGACTACGACCAGGAGACCGGCCGCTGGCTGATCGGCGACCTGGCCGCCGGCGGGGAGGTGACGCTCACGCTCGGCACGAGGGTTACCGCTCCCGGGCAGCTCGCCGGCCGGGCCGGCGTCGAGGGCCGCCCGGCCGACCCCAACAGCGCCGACAACGTGGCCGAGAACGTGTTGACCGCCAGCGGCGCCGCGCCCCGGCCGGGGCCGCTGTTCCGCACGGGCTTCCCACTGCCGTACACCCAGATCCGGCTCTCCACCGTGGAGGCCAGCGTGGTCGGCGGACTGATGATCGTGCTGGGGCTGCTGCTGCTCAACCTGCGGGTCAGGACGCCGCGCGCGGGCGGCGCTTGGCCCGCAGCATCTCGCGGTCGGCGATCTCGAAGGCCTGCCCGAGGGCGTCACGCAGCGCCGGTCCGGAGCCCTTGA
- a CDS encoding GGDEF domain-containing protein, with protein sequence MGWLDRVPDQVDALRQARALMMQSRSADACVVLDRVLETTAEPNTRADALIQRLSAVLNLGRTAEYAAAVDRALECAREAGDPYLIGHAHALAALAAHHQGALDRCVTHFVQSASHLARVQDPDGDTAWGWHDLAMAYSYLSFHGYALGAIERARQIGASTGLPEELFAAPGIRLRNAVALDHSGDSDGCLRVLRDIGVDLCRFLEADGGARLRPSTITAYGYAAARRGALGEDLDDDVSALLAAGGDGARARDLRQLGDVCLAIAEGRPIEALARLGTITISPQTLGAAEPERLRSLIYARAGDHAAAHRADRKAFRLAAQRSDRLQTVYVDGIAAQIEREELRRTAMQLAGEALTDPLTGLPNRRQLERYVAAMVARGEAAVIGVCDLDGFKAVNTEHGHHSGDLVLQRIAGVIHRVMRRGDFVARYGGDEFVVVLPGAGMAEAADVARRIGAAVAAEDWQALVPGTPVGVSVGFAEVKGSGPALRDALGQAFEIADREMLRAKRRPRAAS encoded by the coding sequence GTGGGTTGGCTCGACCGGGTCCCCGACCAGGTTGACGCGTTGCGCCAGGCGCGCGCGCTGATGATGCAGAGCCGCTCCGCCGACGCCTGCGTCGTGCTCGACCGCGTCCTCGAGACCACCGCCGAGCCCAACACCCGCGCCGACGCGCTGATCCAGCGGCTGTCGGCGGTGCTCAACCTGGGCCGCACCGCCGAATATGCCGCGGCCGTCGACCGCGCGCTGGAGTGTGCCCGTGAGGCCGGCGACCCCTACCTCATCGGCCACGCCCACGCCCTCGCCGCGCTCGCCGCCCACCACCAGGGCGCCCTCGACCGCTGCGTCACCCACTTCGTGCAGAGCGCCAGCCACCTCGCCCGCGTGCAGGACCCGGACGGCGACACCGCCTGGGGCTGGCACGACCTGGCGATGGCCTACTCCTACCTGAGCTTCCACGGCTACGCGCTCGGCGCGATCGAGCGGGCCCGGCAGATCGGCGCGTCCACCGGGCTGCCCGAGGAGCTGTTCGCGGCGCCCGGCATCCGGCTGCGCAACGCGGTCGCGCTCGACCACTCCGGCGACTCCGACGGCTGCCTGCGGGTGCTGCGCGACATCGGCGTCGACCTGTGCCGGTTCCTCGAGGCCGACGGCGGGGCGCGCCTGCGCCCTTCGACCATCACCGCCTACGGCTACGCGGCCGCCCGCCGCGGCGCCCTCGGCGAGGACCTCGACGACGACGTGTCCGCCCTGCTGGCCGCCGGCGGCGACGGGGCCCGCGCCCGCGACCTGCGCCAGCTCGGTGACGTGTGCCTGGCGATCGCCGAGGGCCGCCCGATCGAGGCGCTGGCCCGGCTCGGCACGATCACCATCTCGCCGCAGACACTGGGTGCCGCCGAGCCGGAGCGGCTGCGCAGCCTGATCTACGCCCGGGCCGGCGACCACGCCGCCGCGCACCGCGCCGACCGCAAGGCGTTCCGGCTCGCCGCCCAGCGCAGCGACCGGCTCCAGACCGTCTACGTCGACGGCATCGCGGCCCAGATCGAGCGCGAGGAGCTGCGCCGCACCGCTATGCAACTGGCCGGCGAGGCGCTCACCGACCCGCTGACCGGGCTGCCCAACCGCCGCCAGCTCGAGCGCTACGTCGCGGCCATGGTCGCCCGCGGCGAGGCGGCCGTGATCGGCGTCTGCGACCTCGACGGTTTCAAGGCCGTCAACACCGAGCACGGCCACCACTCCGGCGACCTCGTGCTGCAGCGCATCGCCGGCGTGATCCACCGGGTGATGCGGCGCGGCGACTTCGTGGCCCGCTACGGCGGCGACGAGTTCGTGGTGGTGCTGCCCGGCGCCGGCATGGCCGAGGCCGCCGACGTGGCCCGGCGGATCGGCGCCGCGGTCGCCGCCGAGGACTGGCAGGCGCTGGTGCCCGGCACGCCGGTCGGTGTCAGCGTCGGCTTCGCCGAGGTCAAGGGCTCCGGACCGGCGCTGCGTGACGCCCTCGGGCAGGCCTTCGAGATCGCCGACCGCGAGATGCTGCGGGCCAAGCGCCGCCCGCGCGCGGCGTCCTGA
- the prmC gene encoding peptide chain release factor N(5)-glutamine methyltransferase, translating to MIADATARLASAGVESPRNDAELLAAHVLGVSRGRLLLADGFTAAQADAYRRLVDRRHDREPLQYLTGTAAFRHLELAVGPGAFVPRPETELLAGWGIDLARTLAAPVVVDLCAGPGPIALSVAQEVPTATVYAVEKSPAALEWLRRNAADLAPDARVVAGDVADPSLLAELRGRVDVLLSNPPYVPEGTPVPPEVDRFDPATAVFGGPDGLAVVRPVIERAAALLRPGGGLALEHDEEHAVVLPELLRNDGRFDRVEAHADLTGRPRFTTARRRSDSLSWQTGSS from the coding sequence ATGATCGCCGATGCGACGGCGAGGTTGGCGTCCGCGGGGGTCGAATCCCCACGAAACGACGCCGAGCTGCTGGCGGCTCACGTTCTCGGCGTGTCGCGCGGGCGCCTGTTGCTCGCCGACGGGTTCACCGCGGCGCAGGCCGACGCGTACCGCCGGCTGGTCGATCGCCGTCATGATCGGGAGCCTCTGCAATATCTGACGGGTACGGCGGCCTTCCGGCACCTGGAGCTCGCGGTCGGACCGGGCGCCTTCGTGCCCCGCCCGGAGACCGAGCTGCTGGCCGGCTGGGGGATCGACCTGGCCCGCACCCTCGCCGCGCCGGTGGTGGTCGACCTGTGCGCGGGACCAGGCCCGATCGCCCTGTCGGTGGCCCAGGAGGTGCCGACCGCGACGGTGTACGCCGTGGAGAAGTCACCGGCCGCCCTCGAGTGGCTGCGCCGCAACGCCGCCGACCTCGCCCCCGACGCCCGGGTGGTGGCGGGCGACGTGGCCGACCCGAGCCTGCTGGCGGAGCTGCGCGGCCGGGTGGACGTGCTGCTGAGCAACCCGCCCTACGTACCGGAGGGCACTCCTGTCCCACCGGAGGTGGACAGGTTCGATCCCGCGACCGCGGTGTTCGGCGGCCCCGACGGGCTGGCCGTGGTGCGTCCGGTGATCGAGCGGGCGGCGGCGCTGCTGCGCCCCGGTGGCGGGCTGGCCCTCGAACACGACGAGGAGCACGCGGTGGTGCTGCCGGAGCTGCTGCGAAACGACGGCCGCTTTGACCGGGTCGAGGCGCATGCGGATCTCACAGGCCGTCCTCGATTCACCACTGCCCGCCGTAGGTCGGACAGCTTGTCGT